The stretch of DNA GATGCAACTGAACCTGCATCCAAGTGGTCGCGGCCAATAACGATTGGTGCTGATACTTCACCTGAAGCGACCATATCGTTAATCACTTTTCCAAAGCGTGCTCTGTCTCCATATCCAAGCCAGCAGATACGAGCCGGTAGTCCTTGGAAGCTGATTTTTTCCTGTGCCATCTTTACCCATTTACAGAGGTGCTCATCATCCTTGAACTCGCGAAGTAGTGCTTCGTCAATTTTACGAATATCTTCTGGATCTCCTGATAATGCCGCCCAGCGGAAAGGACCTTTTCCTTCGCAGAAAAGTGGTCGAATATACGCAGGTACGAAACCAGGGAAATCAAATGCATTTTCTACCCCTTCATCCTTTGCTACCTGACGAATATTATTACCATAATCAAACGTTACTGCACCTTTCTCTTGCATTTTCAACATGGCTTTTACATGGAGTGCCATGCTTTGTTTAGCAAGCTTCACATATTTCGCTGGCTCTGCTTTTCTTAGTGCTGCTGCTTCCTCTAAGGTAAAGCCCACTGGTACATAGCCATTTAATGGATCATGTGCAGAGGTTTGGTCTGTTAACACATCTGGATTAAAACCTTTTTCAATCATGATTGGAAGAATTTCAGCTGCATTGCCCAGTAAACCAATCGATATCGCTCTTCCTTCCGCTTTCGCTTCATGTGCCATTTTTAAGGCTTCATCCAGGTCCTTTGTTTTAACATCTAGATAAGCTGTTTCCAATCGACGGTCGATTCTTGTTTCATCCACATCAATAGCCAAGCACACGCCATCATTCATTGTGACAGCTAACGGTTGAGCTCCGCCCATTCCGCCAAGTCCTGCTGTTAAAGTAATTGTATGTTTTAAAGTTCCCGCGAAGGATTGTCGTGCAAGTTCAGCAAACGTTTCATATGTTCCCTGAACAATTCCCTGGCTTCCGATATAAATCCAGCTTCCTGCTGTCATTTGTCCGTACATCATCAGACCTTTTTTATCAAGTTCATGGAAATGCTCCCAATTTGCCCATGCAGGAACAAGGTTGGAGTTTGCGAGCAGGACACGCGGCGCATCCTTATGAGATTTAAATACAGCTACTGGTTTTCCAGATTGAATTAACAAGGTTTCATCATTTTCTAATTCAAGCAATGTTTTTACGATTGCATCATAAGATTCCCAATTCCGTGCTGCTTTTCCTATTCCACCATAAACGACTAAATCCTCTGGTCTCTCAGCGACATCCTGGTCAAGGTTATTCATTAACATGCGAAGTGCTGCCTCTTGAATCCAGCCCTTAGCGTGTAATTCCGTCCCTTTATAATTTTTTATTACTCTTGATTTCGCTGTATTTGTTTCCATTCATCCCACTCCCCTTTTCTTTTCATTCTACTTATATTATAAAAATATAATCTTCTGAAAAATACGACTAAAGCTTTGGATGAAGGATATTATTTTTATTTTAAAGATAGATATTTTCGTACAACCATTTTAATAAACTATAATATTTTTAGTTAGTTGTATTTTTTTTAGATTCAATTAATTGAATATATGTTGCTGGAAATCAAATAATCTTAGTAGAAACACGGATACGCTGTTTAAACCGCCATCTACTTTGACTATGTTGGTGTTTCCATGCCTAAGTCGGTCCAAAGATGAGCCATCTTCTGACTGTGTTGATGTTTCCAACCCTGAGTCTGTCCAAAGATAATCCAACTTCTGACAGTGTTGGTGTTTCTAACCCCGAGTCTGTCCAAAGATGAGTCAACTTCTGACAGTGTTGGTGTTTCCAAAACCGAGTCTGTCCAAAGATGAGCCATCTTCTGACAGTGTTGATGTTTCCAAGCCTGAGTCTGTCCAAAGATAATCCAACTTCTGACAGTGTTGGTGTTTCTAACTCCGAGTCTGTCCAAAGATGAGCCATCTTCTGACAGTGTTGGTGTTTCCAAGCCTGAGTCTGTCCAAAGATAATCCAACTTCTGACAGTGTTGGTGTTTCTAACCCCGATTCTGTCCAATGATGAGTCAACTTCTGACAGTGTTGGTGTTTCCAAGCCTAAGTCTGTCCAAAGATGACCCAACTTCTGACTGTGTTGGCTTGTTTTACCGTTAGTCTGTCCAAACCTAATATACATTTGACGGATTAATTCAATGTAAGACTTATCAACCATCTTTTCAAAAATAATCCTAAAAACAAAAAAGACCCAGTTCGAAAACTAACGGGTTCTCTTGAGGGGGAGTTTTTACAAAAAAACATTCATTATCTCCCCTAATTTAGCAACGTAAAACACAAATAAAACAGCATAAACGTCATCAAAAAAGAGCATCATTTTAGATGCTCTTTTAACATTTATTTCAGTTTATTAGGAGTACCCTACTCCTTTTTAGATGGCATTTGTCAGCCGCCTTCAATACAAGTAGCACTTGAACTGCCTACTACATTATTTAATTCCGATAACAGGGCAGGAAGAGACGAATCTTGCACTAATGTATCCAATGTTTTTTCAGAGATTGGAACGTTATATTTTTTAAAGGTATCTACTGTGTTTTCCCAAACTTCAACAATGGATTTCGAAGACATATTTGATTGAATTACCACATCTATCACACCCTTTTTTACTAATTGTACCACTCTATATTCCTTTATCGTAAATATAAAATACCCTCAATTTTGATACTTTAAAGGCTCCTTTTTCACTGTAAATTTAGCATACAAAAACGCACCATAAACAGTGTGTACATAAACCATTGTACACTGTTATTTTCTACGCTGAAATTAGTGCAATTTTATAAGGAGTTCTCGTTAAAAAGACTATATATCAACAAAATAGACCACTTCGCTTACTTCGAAATGGTCTGCTATTTTTACTGCTATTTTTACTGCTATTCTAATTAAAACTCCCCTTGAAGGGAACCCGTTATTCGAAAACCGGATCTCCTTTTTACATCTTATTCATTTTTTGCATACGAAATTCTCTTGGAGTCATATCATAGGCTTCACGGAACATTCGGCTAAAATAATTCGCATTTTGATAGCCTACAAGAATGGCAATTTCTTTGACTGGCTTTCGTGTTTCGATTAATAGCCGCTTCGCTTCCTTTAACCTGATTCCTCCCAACACCTCAGTAAAGCTGGAGCCCGTTTTGGTAATAAATAAATGACTGAGATAGGATGGATTTCGATCCACATAATTGGCTACATCATCGAGCCTGAGGTTGCTGTTGGAAAAATGATTCTTCATAAATGCAATCCCACGTTCAATCGGATCTTGTTTTTGGCTTTGAACAATTGTTTCTGCCCCATGGAATATTTTTTGAATAAACAAGATTAGATTTTGGACCGTTCGATAGAGAACAGTATCATATAGAATTGAATTGAAAATAGTACGGTACTCCATCTCATAAATTGAATCTTCATTTAACTGGTACGTCTTCATATACCGTCGTATTTGAGCAAGAATACTCGTTAGTCGGATACGGACTAAACCCGGGTCAGGATAGGGTTCTTTTAATAGAAGAAATTCATCATATAACCACTTTTTTATATTTTCTATATCTAAAGCTGTAAGCATGTCCACCCAGTCTCGCTGCTCAGGCGGATCTAAGAAGGGATCCATATGAACCCAGTTTAGTGAATGCTCAAACTCTACTAACTGCCGATATCCTTTATAATATGTAAACTCAAGCATTTTTCGAGTTTCCAAGTACTTTTGGTTCAATGATTTAGTTGAGTTCCAATCATTAAATATAACGATTGCAAGTGGATCTGAGAATTCCTCTTCCCACTTTCTCATTGCCTTCTGACATTGCTCGCTACTATTTTGGCACTTTTCTTTGAACAGTAGAATCACCATGTCCGTTAATGCAAAGCTTCCATGCAATTCATTAAATGGATAGTCTGTTAAAAAGGAATGCAGTGTGCTAATCATTTCCACGCTTTCAGACTGAAAAGCAGCTAAATGATAGTTTTCTGTGCCCAATACTTGTGGTAAAAATAACGCTTCATATGAAAGATCCTTATAGATTTTTGCCCCAGTAATAAAGGGAGTGTTTCTACCTAAATTTCTTGAAGCTTTTTGAAAGGATGTTTTTACTTTTGTTGTTGAAAAAGGTTTGATCATTAAGTCTAGAGCCTGCATATCAATCGCCATTCGTGCCCTTTCAAACGTCGCTTCCGCACTGGTTAAAAGTAAAATGGGATCATAGATTTGCATTAACTCACGAAAGGTTGACCATTCCTCTTTACTAATCATATCAAGCTCCATTAAAACAATATCAGGACATTCTTTTTCGAATTTTAGAATAAACTCCTGAAAATCGGATGCTAACGTAATGTCAGTTACGGGGATTGAAGAGGTTTTCAACAGCCATTTTAGCCCTTCTCTCTCATTTAAATCCCGATCGGCAATCAGCCACTTTCCTTCCACTCCACGATCGTCCCTTCTAAACTGCTATGTCCCTTTCAGTGTACACTATTTTAATATGAATAGATAAGAATCATTTCCTTATCCTATGTAAACCATAATAAAAAATCTGAGGGGTGAGTATGTGAAAAAAGTAATTATTTTAATAGTCCTTATGTTTACTTGCTTTAGCGATCATTTGGTTTTAGCTAGTAGTCAGAAACAAAAAGAGCCCATAAGAGGCATATATGTAAAAGCATCAAACACGAATGGTCCTCAGTTTAATAAGTTACTGAACCTCGTCGACCAGACCGATTTAAATGCAATGGTCATTGATATAAAGGATGATCATGGCAATCTGACTTTTATTCCCGCAAAAAATTCACCCTATTACGCTGCTAGTCAACCATATATTAAAAACCCAAAAGCACTTATTCAGAAGTTAAAAAAGCACCAAATTTATCCTATCGCGAGAATTGTTGTTTTTAAAGATAATGTCCTTGCTCAAGCCCACCCAGACTGGAGTTTTCAGACATCTAAGGGAATTTGGAAGAACTCACGTGGAGATTCGTTTACCAATCCATTTCGAACAGAAGTGTGGGATTATAATATTGGGATGGCCATTGAAGCAGTCAACCTAGGCTTTAAGGAAATCCAATTTGATTACGTAAGATTTCCTGAGAAGTTTGAAACGCTTGAGAAGCCCCTTTCTTATATGGGTAAAAAAGAAGGGAGTAACCGGGTTGCAGCTGTAACAAGTTTTGTTCAATACGCAAGGGAAAAATTATATCCTTATAAGGTTAAAATGTCTGTTGATACCTTTGGGAATGCGACGGTGATTCCTGAAGCCCCAGGGATTGGGCAAAACTTTTCTAAAATCGCTGAACATGTAGATGTTATTTCTGCCATGATCTATCCAAGCCATTGGACTGGGAATTTTGGAATTGCTAAGCCCGATTTAGAGCCCTATCGGTTGGTTGAAGAGTATGCGAAAGTTGAGAAGGCACGATTGAAATTACTGGCCTCCCCACCAACGTCTAGGCCATGGCTCCAGGATTTCACCGCTACTTGGCTTGGGAAAGGAAATTATAAAGTTTATGGTAAGCAGGAAATTGAAGATCAAATACGGGCTTTGCATGCGCAAGGAATCCAAGAATTTCTCCTTTGGAATGCTGCCAATAACTACACAGCAAATGTTGACTACACACCTTAAATTAAAGAAGGACAAATACCTACTGACAGGTATTTGTCCTTTACTTTTTTAAAAGTTTAACGATTTAACTCTGGTCTCGAAAACAAAATTCCAAAGGCTAAACCGAAAATGAGTGCCATTAGGTGAACGGTTCCAGTCGACAGCCAAAGAAAATGAATGATGTCTCCCTTCCCCTCTTTTATCATTTTTAAAAGAAAATTTAGGACGGCGGGTTGGTATATTATGAAAAATGGAATCAAAATCAATGGAAGTGCAAGCCATTTTCGACCAATTATATACTTGGTTAATAGAAAATAAATAATTCCTAGTAGCATCGCAAACCCATAAACAAAATAGTTTATATATTCAAGCCCGCGTTCCGGTTGATCAAAAAAGGCTAATAGATTTACATACAAAGCCCACAAAATAGAGAAAATAATGGCAAGAACTTGGGTTTTTACTAAAAATTTCACGTTAATTATTCCACCTAATCGTTTTTATTAATTTTTTTAAATTTATCACATATTAAACTATATAACAAAAACAACATATAGAAAAAACCTAAAGCCTTATACGATTAAACAAATTTGGTTAAATTAAGAAAGACAATATAAAAATGGTAGGTTATGCTATAATAAGCTGTTAGCAAAACGGAATGACCGTTATTTTAAGCAGGGAGCGAATTTTTTTATGATTAAAATTGAAATACCAAATCCGGATATAGTGATTACAAAGAATCATCAGGTTGGTGAAAAAGTAGAAGCACCAATTAGTAGTGAGTATGGATTTACAGATTACAATAAAATCCCACGGGATAAAGGCGGTATTATCTTATTTTTTAACGCCAATGATGAGTTATTATTCGTGGGTAAGGCTAGAAAGTTAAGACCCCGAGTGAAACGCCATTTTGAAGACACTGTTTCTCCTATTAAACTCCACCGTCATGAAGTGTATAAGATTGCCGTTTCTGTAATCGAAGACCCTATGGAGAGAGAAATTTATGAAACCTTTATTATCAACACTCTACAGGCAAAATACAATATCGATAAGGTATTCTATAAGTAATGATAAAACACGAAAAGAGCAGGCAACCTGCTCTTTTTTCTTTTTATTAAAGGGCTTTATCTGAACCTTCATATTTAAGTATCATTTCTTTTTCGATATGACTGGCACGAATGCCGAAACGTGGCTTCAATGGTTCTACTTTTTCTCCTAATAGAATCTTTAAAGCTAGGAATGGAAAGTTGATGCCCGATAAACAACTGATATGCATCCCACCACTCATTCGTGGATTAATTTCAAGTAGTTTAGGAATTCCTTTGTTATATTTTACCTGGATGTTAAACACATAAGGCAGTTTATACTCATCATGGAACTTATGCGCGATTTGGATAAGCTCTAAACTCTCAACCAGTTCCCTTACTCGTCCTTCCCCTTTCATGCGTGGAACAGCAGCATACAGCCTTTCATTTGAAGCAAGACAATCGATACTATATTCCCTTCCTTCTAAATACTCGAGTACCATTAACTCTGGGAAAGTTTCTTGCTGGCTTAATATTTCACACGCATAGTGATAAGAAATTCGATGTCCGATTCCTTGATTAAAAAGCTGATTGATCGAATCAATCCGTTCCTTAATTACGCGGAACCCATTAGCTCCTTCACCGATTACCGGTTTAAAGCACACCTGATGACCTTTTTCTCTTAATGATGCATATGCCCGCTTAAATTCATCAACTGTATGGACGACTTCGTAGTCAGGTATAGAAATGATTGGGCTTCCTTTTGCTAGTTCCCTATAGGCAGCTGCTTTATTATCCATTGTCTCCATTAACCTTGCATCGGGGCAAACTAACACTCTCACCCCTATTGCTTCAAAGTCAGCTAGCCGCATAGAAATTCGAACATTTTCTTTTCGGGGAATGAAGATATTTATTCCATTTGTCTGACAAAAATCAAGACAAAAGGCAATATATTCATCCCCAGCTACATCAGGTTCGACGAAGGCAAAATCACAATTTTGTAAATATAGCGCATCCTTATTGGGATGTGATCCATATATGATAAACTTTCGATCTTCCTCGTTTGCCCGAATCATATCAATATAATGTGATACTGTTGTAAACCATCGATTAAACCAAATCTTCATCTGAATCCTCTTTCATGTTGTAGTTAAGACTTTTTCCATTATGTGCTAATAGAGGTCATTTTATAAGTTTTATTATGTTGAAATATCGATTGGTTTAATAGACTAAGCTTTTTAATCGATTTAACCTGGTCGCAAATTCGTAAATGGCCTCCATATCTAAATGGGATTGGTCGGCAGTAATTCCATCTACTTTTTTAACGACCTTTCTTTCAAAAAAATTCATTTTAGATACAAGAAGCTCCCCACCAAACAATCCCATGGCTACAGAATTTTTTCGTAAATCCTGTGGGAAGGCATCATTGAATTGTTGAATGGCCGTTTCTCCTTCGCGGAAACAACATAGGAAAAGTCCTACATTTTTTTCTAATAGCACATCATGATGCTTTTGAATAAATTGTTTGATTTTTCTTTGAATAGCACCAGCATGAATCGAACCGCCGATAATGATGGTATCAAAGTTGTTAAGATCGAAAATGGTTTTCTCTCTTTTCAAATCAACTGATAATATCTCTCCTTCGATGTGTTCACTTAATAATCCTACTGCTTTTTCTGTAGTCCCATGGGATGAGCAATAAACAATTAAAGTCTTCATGTCAATTCTCCTCCTTCTTTCATTACAAAAAAACCAGCCATGAATAGTGAAGACAGGCTGGATGTATATAATCACCTCTATTATAAATCCATTTGGTTAGTCGCCTTCGTTTAAATATTGGCAATATTATTACAACTGACAAATATTTATGGTGTCAGGCACCAATGAACGTCTTTTTCCATCCCCGAATAAAATAGTATCAATACTATGTGAGGTGGAAAAAATGCAGTTTCCATTGATTTTATCTGGCCCGATTGTTCGGCGAGTGGAGTCGACCCGTGCTTATATTTGGATTGCAACAAGTAAAAAAGTTCAAATAGAATCAGATTTTTTTCAAATAGAAAAAGGGAATGAGACCCATTCCTATCTTTATCATAAACTTGATACCAATTGTCAGACGATGAAAGTGAAAATCGGCAAACAACTTTTTGTCTACTTAATTAAGATTACCCCCCAAGATGAATCTTTTCCCACAGATACCTTAATTGGATATAATTTGAGATTTAATGATGATTCTAGACTGGATGATTTGGAGAGTCTTGAATTACTTAATCCTAATCATCCAGGCTCCCTTGTCTATGGGAATCTCAAATACCCAACTTTTCAGATTAAGAGAGGTCAGAGTTCGTGCCATATTTTTTATGGGTCATGTAGAAAGTTGCATGGCGATGGAGAAGATACTCTTGCTTATGCCGATTCCATTATTGATAACCATCATGCTAATGTCCAGAACCGTCCTGACTCGCTATTTCTCATGGGAGACCAAATTTATGCTGATGATGTTGCTGACCCGCTCTTTGGTGTGATTTCCAAGATTAGTAATGAGTTAATCGGTCAAAGAGAGCCTCTCCATCACCTGGAAAAACGCTTGCAGCAAGAACCATTTTGTACAGCCCTTAATCAGGTAAACGGCAGACAATTGATTATGGAGAGCTTTTGTCAATTCACCTCTTCACATGCACAAAACCATTTAATTGAATTTGGTGAGTTTGCTGCAATGTACTTATTGTCATGGAGCCCCGAGATTTGGGATATCGCACAAGCAAATCATTTTTTTGAAAGCTTCGACGAATTGGAGAAAAGGAAGCTAATTCATTTCGTATCTACTAATGAGAAAGGCGATTCTAAAAATCATCGATTCGAACGAAACCAACTTTTAAATCGATTCAATGAACAGCAGGAAGCACTAGTGTCTTTTCGAGCATCTCTTAATCGAGTAAGGAGACTGCTTGCAAACATCCCTACTTACATGATTTTTGATGACCATGACCTAACTGATGATTGGAACATTTCAGCAGAATGGAAAAAGAACGTCTCGGAAGCACCACTTGGCAGACATGTAATCGCAAACGGTCTTTCAGCGTATTGGGCTTTCCAGGGGTGGGGTAATGACCCTGATAACTTTGATCAAAATTTCATCAAGTTGATGGAATCGTATTTTAAAACAATCAGGAAAGGAAGCTTTCATCCATTCACTCATGAAAAATGGGGAAACATTCTTTGGCAGTTAAGTTCGTGGCATTTTGTCGCACCTACCCATCCAAAAGCTGTATTTTTAGATACTCGTACACAACGGGAATATACTACAACTCCAAAACTAGTAAAATTGGGGCATATCATAAAAGAGACAACAGCATGTCCCCAGCTACTAAGCGACCAAGGATGGTCAACTGTATCAAACAAACTGTTATCTAGTAGTTGGAAGACGAAAACTCCTTTATTGATTGTTTCCGCTACTCCTGTTTACGGGATGGGCCTGATTGAATCGTTTTTACATGATTATGTCTATCCTTTCCAGGTAATTGGAGTAGAGGTGAGAACGTCTTTTGATTTTGAAGCTTGGAAATATAACGGGGAAGGCTTTACTAAGCTTCTTTACCAAGTAGCAAAATGGGAACCTTCTGAGTGTATCTTTTTATCAGGTGATGTACACTATGCTTCCGCGGTAAAAGCAACGGTAACTTTTCCAGGTGGAACGACCCTGCCCATTCATCAATATACCAGCAGCCCTTTTAAAAATATGAGCTTTTCTGGTGTATGGGGCGTGCTTATGAAAGGAGTGATCGGTTTCAATTCTATTAAAAGGAAAAATAAAGATATCTATCGGATTTGTGACACATCCTATTCCATTAGCCATGATGACAAGGATGATGATAGCAAGCCTTTTTTGTGGAAGGATCAATTACGTTATCAGTTTTTAGAAAAGGGGTCAATCATTGAAACGAACAACAATCTTGGGCTCGTTTCTATTTCCTCTCATTCTATTACCAATGTCTTAATTAAAGAGTTACCTGAAGAAAACAAATAAAGTGAAGGTTCTTGTTACACCTTCACTTTTTATCTTCTAGGATTATCATTTGATCGTTTTGTTTTAATCAAGGTGGTCGCTGGCTGTTTTCTGATCCACTTAATGAATTTACTAATTTTTTCATCTTTCTTTAAATCTGGTATTGTATTTAATCGTAAGGCCAGTTCTTTATTGGTGTATAAGGCGTGGATCTGTTTATGGCATGGAATGCAAAGGTTAGCTTTTGCTAATTTCCCGCCTCCTTCTTCTCGAGGGATTAAATGGTGCTCGGTAATCTCAACACCTTCTCGCTCACATAATTCACACAGTGCAAACAACTTTTCACCTACTTTTTGTCATTCAAAGCTGACAGAAGTTCGGACACCTTTCTCTCAAGCCTTTTGTCTGAAGGTCCTTTTCACAAACTCCCCTATTTCATAAATAGCTCTTTTTGCTTCAGGCAATACATCACCACTTATTTGCCAAACATGCCACATCCCATCCCAAACCTTAAACGATACCCTCACACCGGCAGTCCGAGCCTGAGCAGCTAGCTTTTCTGCATCACTTTGGAGGATTTCATGATTACCTGCTTGAATAAACAGAGGTGGAAATCCTGTGAAATCAGCAAACACAGGAGAAATGAGCGGATGATCAAGTGCTTCGGCTCCTGCATACATACTTGCAGCTTTCCTCACACCGCCGAGATTTAAGTAAGGATCCTTTTCTTTATTTTTCCTATAACTTTCCCCACTGCTTGTTAAATCTACCCACGGGGAAAGACAAACAATTGCAGCTGGCAGTGGTTCATTTTGGTCTCTTAAGACTAATGTTGCGGCTATACTTAAGCCACCGCCAGCAGAGTCCCCAGCAAAAATAATATCCTTAGAATTATAGCCTTGACGAATAAGCCATCGGTACACATTGATCGCATCTTCAATGGCGGCTGGGAATGGATGCTCTGGCGCTAGCCGATATTCAGGGAACAGAACCTTTACACCTGCTGCTTTCCCAATTCTTGCCGCTAGTGGCCGATGAGTATTCGCTGAGCAGAAGGCATAACCGCCTCCGTGTAAATAAAGAATAACCTTTCCATCCATTGCTCGGCCTGCAGAAATCCATTCTGCATATAATCCTTCAATTTCAAGTTTTTCGACTCTGCAGTCTTCGGGGAGTTTTCCTAACCTCCTGGCAGCTGAATCTAGCATCTGTCGCTTTTCGTCCATCCCCTTATCAATTACTTCCTTTCGAAAGGCTCTTTTCACCGACCATTTAATTCCTTTTTCGATAAAATAACTTCGGAAACTCGGCATGGCGTTTACTCCTTTTTTCATAAAAAGTGGCTAGTTTCATTATACTAGAAAAATCTTCCTCTTTAATAACAACAAAGAATGGATTCCTCAATTTTGCTTATATATTATAAATTTTGTAAAAATTCTGTAACATTTTGACTGATTGCTGTAGTACAATTTGAATAAGAGGTACTATTTTTGGAGGTATATCATGACACGTCTTACCGAACATTTAATAATCATTTCATTTGATTGTCTATCCGCATTAGATTTTCCAATCCTAAAAGACATGCCTCATTTTCAGACCATTTTAAACAATGGAGCCTACGTTGAAAATGTTAAAACAATCTATCCTTCTGTTACCTATCCTTGTCATGCGACTATCGTAACTGGAAATTATCCTAATCGGCATGGAGTCATCAATAATACACTCTTACAGCCAGGTATGATATCACCTGATTGGAATTGGTTCAGAAATTGTATTCGAGGGACTACTTTATATGATGAAGTGAAAAAGGCCAATATGACAACAGCTGCATTATTATGGCCCGTAACGGGCAAAGCAAATATTGACTATAATATGCCCGAAATCTTTGCAAACCGCCCATGGCATAATCAAATTGTTGTGTCTCTCAGGAACGGGACTCCTCGCTATCAATTGGAACTCAATCAGCGTTTCGGTCATATCCGTAAGGGGTTGAATCAGCCAGAACTCGATGACTTTGTTTTAGAGTCAACTGTTCACACAATTAAAACAAAGAAGCCAAATTTATTAATGGTCCATTTTACGGACCTAGATACCCAACGCCATTTTCATGGTTTTTCTTCAGAAGAAGCCATGGCTGCTTTAAAACGCCATAACCATCGTCTAGGGAGAATCATTGATGCGTTGAAGGAAAGTGGTATCTATGAAAATTCAACCATAGTTGCATTAGGTGACCATAGTGCCCTTGATGAAAATAAAGCCGTCAATTTAAATGTATTGTTCCGGAAGCAACATCTATTATCGACCAATTCAAAAGGGAAAATAATAAATTGGAAGGCTTATTGTAAAAGTTGTGATGGCTCTGCATATATTTACATAAAAGATGCACAAGATTCAGCTACTCTAAATGAAGTAAAGCAATTATTAGAAACATTAATCAAAGATCCTACCTCTGGAATTGAAGGGTTTTTAACAGGTGAACAAGCCGCTGAAAAAGGAGCAGATGGAACATGCGCCTTTATGGTCGAAGCGGCTCGTGGTTATTATTTTTTAGAAGATTTTGAAGGAGAGTACATCAAGCAGGTCACTAAAGAGGTTGCTGCAGCAGATAAGAAGTATACATTAGCCTGTCACGGTTATTCTCCCGAAAAAGAAAATTACGGAACCATTTTAATGGCATCAGGGAAAGGAATTAGGCCCATCACCCTGCCTTCAATCCGTCTCATTGATGAAGGCCCAACATTTGCGAGACTTCTAGGTGTCAGCTTAGGAAATACAGATGGAAGGGTTATAGAAGAAATATTAGCTTTCTAAAGGGGGAAAATGAATGAGTCGGATGTCAAAGCAAGAAAAGAGCTGGGTGTTTTATGACTGGGCAAACTCTGCCTACTCCATCCTGATTACCACAGCTATATTTCCGTTGTATTTTAAGGATGCAGCAAATAAAGCTGGCCTTGCTGCTTCCACGTCTACTGCCTATTGGGGTTATGCAAATTCGTTTGCCACTCTCCTTATATCACTTTGTGCCCCTATTTTAGGAAGCATTGCAGATTTTAAGGGATTTAAGAAGCGGTTCTTTACCTTTTTCTTTGCGCTAGG from Bacillus sp. SLBN-46 encodes:
- a CDS encoding HNH endonuclease: MFALCELCEREGVEITEHHLIPREEGGGKLAKANLCIPCHKQIHALYTNKELALRLNTIPDLKKDEKISKFIKWIRKQPATTLIKTKRSNDNPRR
- a CDS encoding alpha/beta hydrolase, coding for MPSFRSYFIEKGIKWSVKRAFRKEVIDKGMDEKRQMLDSAARRLGKLPEDCRVEKLEIEGLYAEWISAGRAMDGKVILYLHGGGYAFCSANTHRPLAARIGKAAGVKVLFPEYRLAPEHPFPAAIEDAINVYRWLIRQGYNSKDIIFAGDSAGGGLSIAATLVLRDQNEPLPAAIVCLSPWVDLTSSGESYRKNKEKDPYLNLGGVRKAASMYAGAEALDHPLISPVFADFTGFPPLFIQAGNHEILQSDAEKLAAQARTAGVRVSFKVWDGMWHVWQISGDVLPEAKRAIYEIGEFVKRTFRQKA
- a CDS encoding ectonucleotide pyrophosphatase/phosphodiesterase; amino-acid sequence: MTRLTEHLIIISFDCLSALDFPILKDMPHFQTILNNGAYVENVKTIYPSVTYPCHATIVTGNYPNRHGVINNTLLQPGMISPDWNWFRNCIRGTTLYDEVKKANMTTAALLWPVTGKANIDYNMPEIFANRPWHNQIVVSLRNGTPRYQLELNQRFGHIRKGLNQPELDDFVLESTVHTIKTKKPNLLMVHFTDLDTQRHFHGFSSEEAMAALKRHNHRLGRIIDALKESGIYENSTIVALGDHSALDENKAVNLNVLFRKQHLLSTNSKGKIINWKAYCKSCDGSAYIYIKDAQDSATLNEVKQLLETLIKDPTSGIEGFLTGEQAAEKGADGTCAFMVEAARGYYFLEDFEGEYIKQVTKEVAAADKKYTLACHGYSPEKENYGTILMASGKGIRPITLPSIRLIDEGPTFARLLGVSLGNTDGRVIEEILAF